A window of Daphnia carinata strain CSIRO-1 chromosome 5, CSIRO_AGI_Dcar_HiC_V3, whole genome shotgun sequence genomic DNA:
ggcttatttttaaggCAATTTGCAGCAATTTGGCAACAATTTGGCCAGCTGACGAGCTATCAACTACAGAAACACAAACAAGAATTAAGTTCCTTGTGGTGTATGTAATAATAACCTAATAGTAGATTTAGTTCTTGTTGGGAAACTGTTTAGAATGTCCACAACATTTTTTACTGCAGACTCATATGGTGTCTTATCTCGCAGTTTATCTACGATGTAGCTCAACAGGCACATAACAGTACCAGACATCGAACGTCGGCACTTTCCCATTCCCAAGGACATACTTCCATTCAGGAAATATTGGTCGTCATGGACAAATTTATCACCAATGTTCGTATACAAAGTGCACCCTCATAATATGTAATCgattgtgtaattttttttcttgtgattCTTCAAGGATTCCAGAATTGCAGATCAGCTGGATATCATACAGCAACTGCACGAGAAATGTTTGGATTCCGTAATGGTATACATATTTTCTCTGCTAGGCATTAGCGATTTACGTACCACTGAAACAGTTTGTAAACTTTGGTACTccattgtaaagaaaaaaaacctttgggAAAAACTTTACCAAAGACACAATGTTCGATCCTCCACATTGAAACTACTACTTGATCGACGAACATGTGAAGGCTTTAATACAGCCGAAGATGAGTTCTTGCATAAAAGACTGTTAAACGCTTATGAAAAAGTACAGCATAACTGGGCCACGGGCACCTGTGTGAAGAAATCCGTCAACGTTGGTCATTGTTCGCGATTCGTCATGGATTCAAAGCGCGTCATAACATTGGATTCGACTCTTCGTGTTACCATGTGGAATAGGTGGACACTAGAGGAAGAACGTTTACCACTCACGTGTGAAGATGGTATTTCAGAATTAACTCATCTTCAATTGGCCGAGGATTTGGTCTTTTGTTCGTATAGAGACGGCACAATCGTAGCATGGGATATAATGGAAAAAGCTGCTCGTTTTCGGTTCAAAGACGAAAATATTAGCGGTTGCGATTTGAAAATTCATACTGCCCATGGCTTATTGGTTAGTTTTGTGACGGTAACTGGGCCAGTTCGGGGTTGTGATCAGACCAGATTTTCAGTACGATCCCTTCAAAAACCTTTTAGTATTGTCGCTGACGAATTGACAACACGAATTCCCTGTGCCAGAGTGAAAGATGTAACGTCCGatagtaattattttgttGTATTCCTATTTTGCTCAAACAATTATGTCGTTTCGGCTGACGATGTTAAGATTCAACTTCGGTCTGTAGATACGTTTGAAGTCCTTCGTGAAGTTTGTGGAATTATCCCCTCAGATCATGTATTCAAATACTTTGATGGGTGGCTTATAGCTGGAATTCGAACTATTCGTATATGGGACATAGAGAAAAGTGACTGTCAACATGTCATTCCGCAATCAAACAGTAGTATTGAAGAATATGAAACGCTAGTGGTTGATATCCAACTTGACGGTGAGCGTCTAATCATTCGCGATAACTCTGGGACGTTTAACGTTTGGTTGTTCTGTTGTAAAAAGGGAGCGAATTTGTCTAGCAGAATGGGGTTGCTTTCAAACAACAATGTTTCAATATCATCGGAACCTATTGCGAGAAGATGTGAAAAGTTTAAGTTTGACGAGCTCCAGATCGTTACGGTTGAGAGAGTCCAAGACGACCTTCGTGGCCCGTTTGACCTGCTGATAATGAGAAATTTTTTCTGATATGGCCACTGTTTACTAGTGATATCATCACCACTAATAAAGTCTTTGCTGCAAAATGTTCTGGTGTCTTGTAACATTATTGTTTGGATTACTTTATTCTTTATAGGTTTTTTACCTTGATCGTATCATTAATTCCTTCTACTACatggaataaataaaatttccagGGTAGCAAAACTATAATTGCTCAAGTCTAAAGAGAgatgtcagaaaaaaaaggaaagagacaCATGAAAGGTGACACTTGTATTATACAAATTTGTTGCTTGCAGGGGCGAAGTTGTCATACAATTTTTCCTATGCAATTCGATGATACGCGTGTCGACATTTGTCATTCAGAAAAagagcgaagaaaaaaaataactaattgattttcatttgtcGGTGGGTTACTTCTTTCTTAATCGTCTACGTGACTtgatattttcgttttttattgcTGAAATTCAGTTATTTTTATGAAGTAAAACTTGAGACTAAAAATATGGAAACACTTACTGGGGCATGACAACGACTtccccgaaaaaaacaaaacaaaaaaaaaacaagataggCCAAGCACCCACTTTAGTTGAAATTTAGAACGGCAGATGGCTAAGTAACAAAATGTATTTTGCTGTTTAGGACTGTTTTTTCCGagaatttctcttttctcgcCTGCAAGCGCCTCGTCAAGGTTGCGTAAAACCACTTCCGTATCCCACCTGCACTCGGACTCAAGACAGAATAAAAAAGTTGCACAATGAAATGAATCACCTTATATGTCGGTAAATGATTTGGCTTTGTTAGTTTTATGGACACAAAGTGGAACGATTGAAAACCCTTCTAGCTTATCCCTCACAAACAGTCATTGGAGCATATGTCCTGAATGTTGGTAACCTGAATGTACCAATTAAAATTTGCCGATCTTGAAGTGCAATTTAATTgaagaatatatatatttaatagAAATTCGACTTTGTAGTGAACAGGCGGGAGAAACTCAATTTTAGTGCAGCCTGATCGAGCAAGTCAAACTTTCTACAGCGCTTTCGCTCTCGACCTTCTACCAGTGAAGCGAGTCGCGTCTCGCTTTCTTCTTACCATTCTCTGAAtgcaatacttttttttctattagtGACCTATAAATCCCATTTCGTTTATAGGCAACATTCAAATGGTCAACAATGCTTTTTTTGCCTACGTCTGTAAGGAGACAACTGGTTTGCTGTACTCATCGCAATAGTACGTCATGTATTTATGGCGAAACCGTTTTCAGGTGGTGCAATCGCGAAATCTGATCGTGTCCCACGATGAACCACAATAATCGACGAAAGCTGTCGCTCGCGCATAAACTTGCTGACTGATAGCGTCCGGCCAACTTTTTCCAGCAATAGTGGAAAGTAGCATAATTCGTAGGGGAAAACAGAACGGTGGACTCGTTTATTTTATGTCTCTATAAGAAATAGGCCATCTGATAAAGAATATATATTTACTGCATGGGAGGAAACCTATAGCGAAATTACTAGAGGTGTTGCGTTAGTTTTCTATAAGCGTATGacgctttttttatttttaaagcagAGGTACTGTAATACATAGctatgaaaagcaaaaagttGATCTGTTGAACATTACCAAATGTAAATGGAAAATTATTTGTCCTTACAGATATTGGTCAACATAAATGAAAATGCGCAATGTGGCGTTCGTGAAGTCACGACACAAGAGAAATCAGCGGACCGCTTTATTGGTTTGAAAAGAGTGCTACAGCGCCGCAGTGTCAGAGTCGCGAATCTTATCAATGAAGTGAATCGTAAGCTGTATTGGGAACCTAGCCCCCTTGAGACTGCGATAACTAAAAGAAGTTTCCGAGCATCGGCACCGCAGCGCTGCCAGCGCCATGGTTACATTTCGTGTCATTTGCCAGTCTCGAACGAACCTAGTCTAGAAGAAGTGGGGTTGAGGTGGGGAAACACTATTGTATTTGGCATTGTCATTTCGCCGTGAAATAAGTGAGGAAGACAGTGAAATGGAAGCTGAAAACATCGTGGAAGATGTTCCACCAGCGATTGGGGTAAATAG
This region includes:
- the LOC130696561 gene encoding F-box/WD repeat-containing protein 1A-like — protein: MDKFITNDSRIADQLDIIQQLHEKCLDSVMVYIFSLLGISDLRTTETVCKLWYSIVKKKNLWEKLYQRHNVRSSTLKLLLDRRTCEGFNTAEDEFLHKRLLNAYEKVQHNWATGTCVKKSVNVGHCSRFVMDSKRVITLDSTLRVTMWNRWTLEEERLPLTCEDGISELTHLQLAEDLVFCSYRDGTIVAWDIMEKAARFRFKDENISGCDLKIHTAHGLLVSFVTVTGPVRGCDQTRFSVRSLQKPFSIVADELTTRIPCARVKDVTSDSNYFVVFLFCSNNYVVSADDVKIQLRSVDTFEVLREVCGIIPSDHVFKYFDGWLIAGIRTIRIWDIEKSDCQHVIPQSNSSIEEYETLVVDIQLDGERLIIRDNSGTFNVWLFCCKKGANLSSRMGLLSNNNVSISSEPIARRCEKFKFDELQIVTVERVQDDLRGPFDLLIMRNFF